The nucleotide sequence ATAAAGGCGATGAATTCGTTGAGTACGATTTTGGTGCCCAAAAGCGAGCCGGCCGTGGCCGCCTCGGCCCAAGGCACGCCGATGAGCCAGGCGGCCGGGGCCATGGCCACGCCGAGCATCCGCTCCAGGGTCAGCGGCGTGCCGGCGACGCCTGGCAGCGCGCCGAGCAGGATGTTGGCCAGTTTCACCAGGGCCACGAAAACCAGCAGCGTGGCGATGATGCTCCAAAAGAGCTTGAGCCCGTCGGCCGTGCCCGAAACCACGGCGTCCATGCTGCCCGAGGCCGGGGACTTGGGTATCTTGCGGCCAAGGGTCGGTTCCTTGGTTTCCGGCAGCATGAGGCCGGCGATTAACAGCGCCGCCGGGGCATGGATGACCGAGGCGGTGAGGATATGACCCAGGGCGTCGGGGATGATGCCTTTTAACACTGTTGCGTAGAGCATGAGCATGGTGCCGGCGATGCAGGACATGCCCGTGGCCATCATGGCGAAGAGTTCGCTGCGGGTGATGCGCTCCATGTAGGGGCGGATGAGAAGCGGCGCTTCGATCATGCCGAGGAAGATGCAGCCCCCGGCCCCAACGCCCAGCACGCCGCCGATGCCCATGGCCCGTTCGAGAATCAACGAAAAGCCCCGCACCACATGGGGCAGGACACGCCAATAGTAGAGCAGCGAGGCCAGGGCGGCGATGACGATGACCAGCGGCAGGGCCTGGAACCCCAGGATGAAGGCCGAGCCCGGGTCGGTGACGGCATAGGGGGCCGGGCCGCCGCCCACAAAGCCAAAGACGAAGGCCGTGCCGGCCCGTGTGGCTTCGTCCATGGCCGCCACCACGGCGTTGAGCGCCATGAACACGCCACGCAAGAACGGGGCCTTGAGCATGAGGGCGGCCAGCACGAACTGCAAGGCCAGCCCACCGACACACATGCGCCAGGGAATCACGCCCCGGCGTTCGCTTATAAGGCCGGCGACAAGCAAGATGACGCAAAGGCCGAGCAAAGGCTGCAACATGGCGGTTTCCTGGGAGGCGGCGGTTTAGAACATGCTCCAGAGCATCCGGGTGGCCATGGCCAGCAGGAACACGGCAAAAAAGCGCTTAAGCGTCGATACCGGCAGCTTGTGGGCCAGTTTCGCGCCGTAAGGGGCGGTCAGCACGCTCACCGCGGCCACGCCGACAAGGGCCGGCAGATAGATGTAGCCAAAGGACAGGGACGGCAGATTCGGCGCGCCAAAGCCGTTGATGATGTAGCCGATGGTTCCGGCCAGGGCGATGGGGAAGCCGATGGCCGCCGAGGTGCCCACGGCCGTGTGCATGGCCACGTTGCACCAGACCATAAACGGCACCGACATGGTGCCGCCGCCGATGCCGACCAGGCTTGACACCGCGCCGATGGCCAGCCCGGCCCCGAACATGCCGAGCTTGCCCGGAATCTGGCGGTGGGCCTTGGGCTTGATGTTGAGCAGCATCTGGATGGAGACGTAGTAGAGGAAGGCCACGAAAAAGCCCTTGAGAAAGCCCGTGGACAGCTTGGCCGCCACGCAGGAGCCCAAAAAGGTGCCGACCAGGATGCCCGGGGTGATGGCCTTGACGATGGGCCACACCACCGCGCCCCGGCGATGGTGGGCGCGAAGGCTCGATACCGAGGTGAACATGATGGCGGCCAGGGACGTGCCCAGAGCCATCTGCATGATGAGTTCCTGGGAGAACCCCTGGGCGGTAAAAAACCAGAACAGGGCCGGGACCACGACAATGCCGCCGCCCACCCCGAGCAGACCGGCGATGATGCCGGCGAAAGCGCCGAAGACAAGATAGGCCAGCAGAAACGACAGTGACGGCATGGCAGGCTCCTTAAGGGAAGGAATAAGGGCTGCCTGTAACGGAATATGCCGTCATTGAAAAGGGTTGTGAAAGCTCAGGGCAAGGAAAAACCCCGGCCGCCACGGGAAAGCGGCCGGGGAAAAGCAAAAGCGGTCTAGGCGATGCCGTAGCCGCTGATGTGCTTCATGTATTCGTCGACCTCGTGGGCCAGGTGATTGAACAGCTTGTTGACGCCGTTGTCCGGCTCCGAGCCGATCTTGGCGAAGACGTTGCCGGCCTTGGCGTAGGCCTCTTCGAAAGCGTCGTCCCCGAGTCCGGACATTTCCTTGGCCTCTTCCTTGGTCAGATGACCGGTATGGACGAAATAGGCGCAAACAACGGCGTTGACTTTCCGGATGGGTTCTTTTTTGGGCATGAGCGGACTCCTTGTGAAAGCGGGCGTAAAGTTATGCCTGTGAAACTACGGCATTTGCGCCCGGAAATGCAAGGCCCTGGCGCAAAAAAAGCCAGCGGTCGCCGCAGGGTCGCGGTCTAACCCGCCGGACACCGGTCGGCCAGGGGCTTGATGTCGATCACGGGCGTGCCGTCCAGGGCCTCCAGGGCGTCGATGGTCAGCACGTTGCCCGCAACGGCGGTCAGGCGCACCTGGTGCAGGCCGATGGGGTTGGGCCGGTCCGGAGAGCGGGTGGAAAACACGCCGGTCAGGGGCCGGGAGCGGTCGCGGCGGGGATGCACGGCCTGGCAGGAGCGGTCGGCCTGGTGGAACCAGGTGAAAAGCAGGATTTCCTGGCCCGGGGTCAGATCCTTGGCCGCCTTGGCGTAGGCCGGGTCCAGGACGACCGTGGCCGGCGGGGCGTTTTCCGTCTCGAACTTGGGAGCGGTGGCCTTGTCGGTCAGTACGGAACGCACCACGCCGACGGCGTAAAGGGTCATATCCATTGGAAGCCTCCTTTATCCTGCGGCCTCAGCTCCTTTGGGTGGAGCCGACATAGATGCCGGCTAGGGCCAGGGCCACGCCGGCCAGTTCGACCGGGCCGGTGGGTTTGGCGAAAAAGAGCACGTCCCAGACATAGGACAGGGTGGGCTGGAGCAGGAGCACCAGCCCGGCCAGGGCCGGCCGGGCCCCGGCCAGACCGTGGGAAATGGACAGCCAGCCGATGCCCTGGCCGATGACGCCAAGGCCCACAAGCGCCCAGACGCTAACGGTCGTGGGCAGGGCCAGGGAGTCGCCGCCAAGGACGGCCACCGGGCCGAGCAGGGCGGCTCCGGCCAGGGACAGCACGGCCATGGCCGCCATGGGGCCGGCCCGGCCCTGGTCGGTGACGGCCTTTTTGAGCGTCAGGATGAAAAGCCCGTAGAACACGGCCGTGGCCAGGCCGTAGCCCACGCCCAGGCGAAATTCCGGGGTCTGGCCGGCAAAGCCCCGGCCGACCACGAGGTACAGCCCGGCCACGGCCACGGCCATGCCGGCCAGGAAGCCCGGCTTTGGGACGCGTCGGGCCGTGACGGCGGCCACGATGGTGACGAGAAACACCTGGAAATTGCCGACCAGGGTGGCCAGCCCCGGGCCGATGTAATTGATGCTGGCGTGCCAGCACAGCAGATCGGCGCTGAAAAACACGGCGCAGGCCAAGGCCGGCCAAGCCAGGGCGCGGCGGGCGGCGGCCAGGTTGCCGGTGGCGGCGAGCAGCCCAAGCAGGGTCAGGCCGCCAAAGCACATGCGGTAAAAGGCCGATACGGCCGGCGGCACGCCGGCCAGCTTCACGAATACGGCCGAGAAGCTGATGATGACCGCGCCGAAAAGGAGTTGTCCCATGGCGCGCTAGCCGAAATGGTCGAAGCCGCGCTCGTTTATGGGGGCGCCGTTGAGCGTGTAGCCGGGCTTGGCCGCGATAGCCCCGATGGGCTTGGCGGCAGGCACGGCGGCGCGCAGGGCGGCCAGGGCGGACGGCGCGACCGTGGCCAGCAGGGCGTAGTCCTCGCCGCCGAAAAAGGCGACCTTTTCGGGTGGCCGGCCATGGCCGGCGGCGTGGGCCGTGACTTCCGGGTGCAGGCCCCCCGGCGGGAAAAAGAGGTCGGCCCCGTGGCCGTCCGGCAACAGGCGCGGCAGATCCCGGGCCAGGCCGTCGGAGACGTCCATGCAGGAGGTGACGCCGGGCAGCGCGGCCAGGGCCAGCCCTTCGGCCAGGCGCGGCACGGGGGCCAGGTGGGCGGCGGTGGCCGCCGGCCAGTCGGCCAGAGCGGCGCGGCCGTGCTTTTCCAGCACCGCCAGCCCCACCCGGGCCAGCCCCAGATCGCCCACGGCCACGAGGATGTCGCCTGGATGGCCGGCTCCCCGGGTGAGAAAGCGCCCGGACGGCCCGGGTGCGCCCCAGACCGTGACGGACACGGCGATTTTGTCGCCGCGCGACAGATCGCCCCCGACCAGGGGCACGTCGTGGCTGGCGGCCAGGGCGGCCATGCCGGCCAAAAAAGCGTCCCAGTAGTCGCGGTCGGCGTCGTCGGGACACACGATCCCCAGGACAAAGCCCGTGGGTGTGCCGCCCATGGCGGCCACGTCGCTCAAGTTGACGGCCAGGGACTTGGCCCCGACCTCAGCCGGGGTGAAGTACGAGCGCCGAAAATGCACGTCCTCGACAAAGAGGTCGGAGGTGACGCACAGGCGCGCCGGCACGGCGACCACGGCGGCGTCATCGCCGCGCGGCAGCTCCACGCCAGCGGCCTGGCGAGGGAAGTGGGCATCCATGAGGGACAGAAAGTCGTCTTCGGAAGCGATGCGGGGCATGGGCGGAAATTCCTTGCAGCCGGGGACGGGCGGCCGCCCCCGGTGGAACGGCGAAGGTGGGAGGGCGGCTACTTCAGGGGGCCGAAAGCGGCGGCGTAGCGGTCGGCAAACTCCTGCCAGGTGAAGGCGTGTTCCTGGGTGCCGTGCTTTTCCACGGCATAGGCGGCCGATACCGAGCCGAGACGGGCGGCGACATCCAGGGGCTTGTCCAGGGCCAGGCCCTTGACGAAGCCGGCGCGGAAGGCGTCGCCCGCGCCGGTGGGGTCCTTGACCTCGGCCACGGGGCAGGGCGGGATGGCGATTTCGGAACCCTTCTGGCGGATGACCGAGCCTTTCTCGCCCAGGGTGGTGATGACGGTCCCGGCGCGCTCCACGATCTCGGCCTGGGTGAGCTTGGTGGAATTCTGGATGAGTTCCAGCTCGTAGTCGTTGGAAATGAGGTAGGTCGCGCCGGTGAGCATCTCGGCGAGCTGATCGCCGCTAAAGGCGGTGATGTTCTGGCCGGGATCGACCATGCAGGGGATGCCCTTGGCCTTGTAGCGGCGGGGGAAGTCCTGCATGTCCTCAAGATTGCCCGGGGCGACGATGGCGATGGTCTGGGCCGGGTCGGCTTCGTCCACGGTATAGTCGGCCCGGTGCTTCATGGCCCCGGGATTAAACCCGGTGATCTGGTTGTCGGCCTTGTCGGTGGTGATGTAGGCCCCGGCCGTGAATTCGCCGTTGACCCGGCGGATGCCGTCGATGGCGATGCCGCAATGGCGCAGCCAGGCCTCGT is from Solidesulfovibrio magneticus RS-1 and encodes:
- a CDS encoding sulfite exporter TauE/SafE family protein encodes the protein MPSLSFLLAYLVFGAFAGIIAGLLGVGGGIVVVPALFWFFTAQGFSQELIMQMALGTSLAAIMFTSVSSLRAHHRRGAVVWPIVKAITPGILVGTFLGSCVAAKLSTGFLKGFFVAFLYYVSIQMLLNIKPKAHRQIPGKLGMFGAGLAIGAVSSLVGIGGGTMSVPFMVWCNVAMHTAVGTSAAIGFPIALAGTIGYIINGFGAPNLPSLSFGYIYLPALVGVAAVSVLTAPYGAKLAHKLPVSTLKRFFAVFLLAMATRMLWSMF
- the thiL gene encoding thiamine-phosphate kinase, encoding MPRIASEDDFLSLMDAHFPRQAAGVELPRGDDAAVVAVPARLCVTSDLFVEDVHFRRSYFTPAEVGAKSLAVNLSDVAAMGGTPTGFVLGIVCPDDADRDYWDAFLAGMAALAASHDVPLVGGDLSRGDKIAVSVTVWGAPGPSGRFLTRGAGHPGDILVAVGDLGLARVGLAVLEKHGRAALADWPAATAAHLAPVPRLAEGLALAALPGVTSCMDVSDGLARDLPRLLPDGHGADLFFPPGGLHPEVTAHAAGHGRPPEKVAFFGGEDYALLATVAPSALAALRAAVPAAKPIGAIAAKPGYTLNGAPINERGFDHFG
- a CDS encoding DMT family transporter; this translates as MGQLLFGAVIISFSAVFVKLAGVPPAVSAFYRMCFGGLTLLGLLAATGNLAAARRALAWPALACAVFFSADLLCWHASINYIGPGLATLVGNFQVFLVTIVAAVTARRVPKPGFLAGMAVAVAGLYLVVGRGFAGQTPEFRLGVGYGLATAVFYGLFILTLKKAVTDQGRAGPMAAMAVLSLAGAALLGPVAVLGGDSLALPTTVSVWALVGLGVIGQGIGWLSISHGLAGARPALAGLVLLLQPTLSYVWDVLFFAKPTGPVELAGVALALAGIYVGSTQRS
- a CDS encoding NupC/NupG family nucleoside CNT transporter, yielding MLQPLLGLCVILLVAGLISERRGVIPWRMCVGGLALQFVLAALMLKAPFLRGVFMALNAVVAAMDEATRAGTAFVFGFVGGGPAPYAVTDPGSAFILGFQALPLVIVIAALASLLYYWRVLPHVVRGFSLILERAMGIGGVLGVGAGGCIFLGMIEAPLLIRPYMERITRSELFAMMATGMSCIAGTMLMLYATVLKGIIPDALGHILTASVIHAPAALLIAGLMLPETKEPTLGRKIPKSPASGSMDAVVSGTADGLKLFWSIIATLLVFVALVKLANILLGALPGVAGTPLTLERMLGVAMAPAAWLIGVPWAEAATAGSLLGTKIVLNEFIAFIDMAKLPPEALSEHARLILTYAMCSFANCGSVGILLAGMTAICPSRKAEITALGGRALIGGVLASLSTGAVVGILAAF
- the tsaA gene encoding tRNA (N6-threonylcarbamoyladenosine(37)-N6)-methyltransferase TrmO, translating into MDMTLYAVGVVRSVLTDKATAPKFETENAPPATVVLDPAYAKAAKDLTPGQEILLFTWFHQADRSCQAVHPRRDRSRPLTGVFSTRSPDRPNPIGLHQVRLTAVAGNVLTIDALEALDGTPVIDIKPLADRCPAG
- a CDS encoding carbohydrate kinase family protein produces the protein MRILVSGSLAYDRIMSFPGSFADHILPDKIHILNVCFLVEGLEEKFGGTAGNIAYCLRLLGEDPTIVATAGKDFAAYEAWLRHCGIAIDGIRRVNGEFTAGAYITTDKADNQITGFNPGAMKHRADYTVDEADPAQTIAIVAPGNLEDMQDFPRRYKAKGIPCMVDPGQNITAFSGDQLAEMLTGATYLISNDYELELIQNSTKLTQAEIVERAGTVITTLGEKGSVIRQKGSEIAIPPCPVAEVKDPTGAGDAFRAGFVKGLALDKPLDVAARLGSVSAAYAVEKHGTQEHAFTWQEFADRYAAAFGPLK